Proteins encoded in a region of the Acidimicrobiia bacterium genome:
- a CDS encoding PQQ-dependent sugar dehydrogenase: MASFIARAFGLPPAAADYFSDDRGSVHEDNINRLYEAGVTAGFPDGTYRPAATVTRAQMGSFLARAIPLAPIPGDVFTDVDGVHEANINAIAAAGITLGCNPDGTLYCPTDPVRRDQMASFLGRALGFTPVAVAPFQLGVEIVASGFDAPTFVTSPPGDSRLFVTELSGRIWIIDGGVKPAEPFLDLRSIVESGGEQGLLGLAFHPDFATNGYFYVDYTDTAGDSRLVRYQISADPKLAAPGTRLELLRVEQPATNHNGGMLAFGPDGFLYWGLGDGGGGGDPHENGQDPTTLLGSILRLDVDGPAPYGAPGNAWGSEVWAIGLRNPWRFSFDSRTGLLYIGDVGQGSWEEVDVVDPGGSAMNFGWNVLEGSHCYKPAVGCSATGAILPVVEYPHTVGVSVTGGYVHRDAGLPYLNGAYLYGDLLGKVWSFRMVDGSVMDERDWTPGLPGLGTIWSFGHDGDGRVYVVSGGGTIYRLTG; encoded by the coding sequence ATGGCGTCGTTCATCGCCCGGGCGTTCGGACTACCCCCGGCCGCTGCCGACTACTTCTCAGACGACCGCGGATCGGTGCACGAGGACAACATCAACCGCCTGTACGAGGCCGGCGTGACGGCAGGGTTCCCGGATGGCACCTACCGCCCGGCCGCAACGGTCACTCGGGCTCAGATGGGCTCGTTTCTGGCACGTGCGATTCCGCTCGCTCCGATCCCCGGCGATGTTTTCACCGACGTCGACGGAGTGCATGAGGCCAACATCAACGCCATCGCGGCGGCCGGCATAACGCTCGGCTGCAACCCCGACGGCACGTTGTATTGCCCTACGGATCCTGTCCGGCGCGACCAGATGGCGTCATTTCTCGGACGGGCGTTGGGGTTCACTCCGGTCGCGGTCGCACCGTTTCAGCTCGGCGTCGAGATCGTTGCGTCCGGCTTCGACGCTCCCACCTTCGTCACCTCGCCGCCCGGCGATTCGAGATTGTTCGTGACGGAACTGAGCGGACGAATCTGGATCATTGATGGGGGAGTGAAGCCGGCCGAGCCGTTCCTCGATCTTCGATCGATAGTGGAATCGGGAGGGGAGCAGGGACTCCTCGGCCTCGCCTTCCACCCCGACTTTGCCACCAACGGCTACTTCTATGTCGATTACACCGACACCGCCGGGGACAGTCGCCTCGTTCGATACCAGATCAGCGCCGATCCCAAGCTGGCGGCGCCCGGCACCCGACTTGAACTCCTGCGGGTCGAGCAACCGGCCACCAACCACAACGGCGGCATGCTGGCTTTCGGGCCCGACGGATTTCTCTACTGGGGTCTCGGGGACGGAGGAGGAGGCGGGGATCCTCATGAAAACGGCCAGGATCCGACGACATTGCTTGGCTCGATCCTCCGTCTCGATGTCGACGGACCGGCCCCCTACGGGGCGCCCGGCAACGCCTGGGGATCTGAGGTCTGGGCAATCGGCCTCCGTAATCCGTGGCGATTCTCGTTCGACAGCCGGACCGGGCTCCTCTACATCGGAGACGTCGGCCAGGGCAGCTGGGAAGAGGTCGACGTCGTAGATCCGGGCGGTTCGGCCATGAATTTCGGTTGGAACGTTCTCGAGGGCAGCCACTGTTACAAACCGGCGGTTGGCTGCTCGGCGACGGGGGCCATCCTGCCCGTCGTCGAGTATCCGCACACCGTCGGGGTCTCGGTGACCGGCGGCTACGTGCACCGGGATGCCGGCCTTCCCTATCTCAACGGCGCCTACCTCTACGGGGATCTGCTCGGCAAAGTGTGGAGCTTCCGGATGGTCGACGGTTCGGTGATGGACGAGCGGGACTGGACGCCCGGCCTGCCGGGTCTCGGCACCATCTGGTCGTTCGGCCACGACGGCGACGGCCGGGTGTATGTCGTGTCGGGCGGCGGGACGATCTACCGCTTGACCGGATAA
- a CDS encoding glycosyltransferase: MHTEPPASTGPAGAFWTDIDVPEPGDWTPTRTVSVVITYYQAPDALDITLAAIGQQTYPQALTEIVIVDDGSEPPLAEVRLPGDLPVKVVHQDDRGFGLARARNTGAAAASGDIVVFLDCDMVPEPSWLEAHARWHHHIPDALSLGFRRHADFAGIQAAAVEEAASRGDVGVLFEGRQQERPEWIEFHMSRTRDLTTGDDDLFRIVTGGNLGIRADTLAAIGGYDESFTQWGAEDTEFGYRAFTFGAQLIPERRALCWHQGLGNVPDSGEAASLEEQRAKIAHLIAEPTFRRWTPGRSYLVPYAVVEIDASGASAKEIERCVEGVLANRFHDLVVLLSVPDDHPEATLILRKFDGDPRVVSASGDTLQVAPVRIELPVGVVMGDRSIGRIVQLLKGVGELHIPVPGVGSVVAGKTRARRSAERCADPGLIARRYGSATASWRDVGLRGGTTRGRFSRFATRFRDNSAAGKVLRRLRSVRSKEDAGALLRWISAGIRHRLTRDRFAADRRSVSHGDDRPPTTERLGGWINGYRVVTTGVSILPNAAALQGGDLPPGRVDLVLTDEEPADRLTSSADEAGAAIVRVAGPMMVPAFDERLVNPVGFGPVTSSQFGALRSNDSAVGRWLERFDGDKVDLDRTPGSPDGADRRVRRLRFVADHPAMHPSQVSRAAYLAARCGAGVPVVAADLAELDGLVEPALLVALESVVPERLVDPVYRELASIGLRRAALQEHSQSATLRRLLALAGRIVEPPLVSVVLATNRAEFVAHSLDQIGEQDYPWLEVILALHGAVSGEAVDRAGERVSKLLQLPAEMPFGEVLNAATGAATGDLVAKMDDDDWYGSHHITDLVLAREYSGATLIGKGAEFVYLAGSNQTIRRFVGGAESSSATLAGGCLLLRRTDLIDVGSWRSVRKSVDQGLIEDVLRGGGSIYRTHGFEYVLNRHGTNHTWDSGDRYFSDQAENSWDGLRLDVAGIYPAG, encoded by the coding sequence GTGCACACTGAACCTCCAGCATCCACCGGTCCGGCTGGCGCTTTCTGGACGGACATCGACGTTCCGGAACCCGGTGACTGGACGCCGACCCGCACGGTCAGCGTTGTCATCACCTACTACCAGGCACCAGATGCGCTCGACATTACGCTGGCCGCCATCGGGCAGCAGACCTATCCGCAGGCGCTCACCGAGATAGTGATCGTGGACGACGGCTCCGAGCCTCCCCTGGCGGAGGTACGGTTGCCCGGCGACCTGCCGGTGAAGGTGGTCCATCAGGATGATCGGGGTTTCGGCCTGGCGAGAGCGCGTAACACTGGTGCGGCGGCTGCCTCGGGAGACATCGTCGTGTTCCTCGACTGCGACATGGTCCCGGAGCCTTCCTGGCTCGAAGCCCATGCCCGCTGGCACCATCACATTCCTGATGCCCTCAGCCTGGGGTTCCGGCGACATGCCGACTTCGCTGGGATCCAAGCGGCCGCCGTCGAGGAGGCAGCCAGCCGGGGCGACGTTGGGGTGTTATTTGAAGGAAGGCAGCAGGAACGGCCGGAGTGGATCGAGTTCCACATGAGCCGGACCAGAGATCTCACCACAGGCGACGACGACCTGTTTCGGATCGTGACGGGCGGAAATCTCGGAATCCGGGCGGACACGTTGGCGGCGATCGGCGGCTACGACGAATCGTTCACCCAGTGGGGTGCTGAAGACACGGAGTTTGGATACCGGGCGTTCACATTCGGGGCGCAGCTGATACCTGAGCGCCGGGCCCTGTGCTGGCATCAGGGTCTGGGGAACGTCCCGGATTCAGGCGAGGCGGCTTCGCTCGAGGAGCAGCGCGCCAAGATCGCCCACCTGATCGCCGAACCCACTTTTCGCAGATGGACACCGGGCCGGTCGTACCTGGTTCCCTACGCAGTCGTCGAAATCGACGCATCCGGCGCTTCGGCGAAGGAAATCGAACGCTGTGTCGAGGGTGTGCTGGCCAACCGGTTCCACGACCTTGTCGTGCTGCTCTCCGTTCCGGACGATCATCCTGAAGCGACGCTGATTCTCCGTAAGTTCGACGGCGATCCGCGGGTTGTCTCCGCATCCGGCGACACACTCCAGGTTGCGCCGGTCCGAATCGAGCTGCCGGTCGGCGTCGTCATGGGGGACCGCTCCATCGGGCGCATCGTTCAGTTGCTCAAGGGGGTCGGCGAGTTGCACATACCCGTTCCAGGCGTCGGATCTGTGGTGGCCGGGAAGACCAGGGCGCGGCGGTCGGCGGAGCGGTGCGCTGATCCGGGTTTGATCGCCAGGAGATATGGATCGGCAACGGCGTCGTGGCGCGACGTCGGATTGCGAGGTGGCACGACACGTGGACGCTTTTCCAGGTTCGCAACCCGGTTCCGCGACAACAGCGCAGCCGGCAAGGTACTCAGGAGGCTCCGCAGCGTGAGGTCGAAAGAAGACGCCGGCGCCCTCCTGCGTTGGATATCGGCCGGAATCCGGCACCGGCTGACACGCGACAGGTTTGCCGCCGACCGCCGCTCCGTCTCGCACGGTGATGACCGACCTCCAACCACCGAACGATTGGGAGGATGGATCAATGGCTACCGCGTCGTGACGACCGGTGTTTCGATTCTCCCCAACGCGGCCGCCCTTCAAGGCGGGGATCTGCCGCCGGGACGGGTCGATCTCGTGCTGACCGATGAAGAACCCGCCGACCGCCTCACATCATCGGCAGACGAAGCGGGCGCGGCAATCGTGAGGGTTGCCGGTCCGATGATGGTCCCGGCCTTCGATGAACGTCTCGTGAACCCGGTCGGGTTCGGCCCCGTAACCTCTTCGCAGTTCGGCGCGCTCCGCTCCAACGACTCTGCCGTTGGTCGATGGCTGGAGAGATTCGACGGCGACAAGGTGGATCTGGACCGGACACCTGGGTCACCGGACGGCGCCGATCGCCGGGTTCGACGGTTGCGGTTTGTTGCCGATCACCCGGCCATGCATCCGAGTCAGGTCTCACGGGCGGCGTACCTCGCTGCACGCTGCGGGGCAGGAGTCCCGGTCGTGGCGGCGGATCTTGCAGAACTCGACGGCCTGGTCGAGCCCGCGCTGCTGGTGGCGCTCGAGTCGGTTGTCCCCGAGCGCCTGGTAGACCCGGTCTATCGCGAACTCGCCTCTATCGGTCTGCGACGTGCTGCGTTACAAGAGCACTCGCAGTCGGCGACCCTCCGGCGCCTCCTCGCTCTGGCCGGGAGGATTGTCGAACCTCCCCTGGTTTCTGTAGTTCTGGCCACCAACCGGGCGGAGTTCGTTGCCCATTCCCTGGACCAGATCGGTGAGCAGGACTACCCGTGGCTCGAAGTCATCCTGGCGCTCCATGGGGCCGTGAGCGGCGAGGCGGTCGACCGGGCGGGTGAGAGGGTCTCGAAGCTGCTTCAACTCCCGGCCGAGATGCCATTCGGTGAGGTGCTGAACGCGGCCACCGGGGCGGCGACGGGAGACCTCGTCGCCAAGATGGACGATGACGACTGGTACGGATCCCATCACATCACCGATCTCGTTCTTGCTCGGGAATACTCCGGGGCCACCCTCATTGGAAAGGGCGCTGAGTTCGTGTACCTCGCCGGTTCCAACCAGACGATCAGGCGATTCGTTGGCGGGGCCGAGTCGAGCAGCGCCACCCTGGCCGGCGGGTGTCTGCTCCTGCGTCGGACCGACCTCATCGATGTCGGTTCGTGGCGATCCGTCAGGAAGAGCGTCGACCAGGGTCTGATCGAGGACGTGCTGAGAGGCGGTGGATCCATCTACCGCACCCACGGGTTCGAGTACGTGCTCAACCGCCACGGCACCAATCACACATGGGACTCGGGCGATCGGTACTTCTCAGACCAGGCCGAGAACTCCTGGGATGGTCTCCGGTTGGATGTTGCGGGGATCTACCCGGCAGGCTGA
- a CDS encoding M23 family metallopeptidase, translating into MRRNLLVIIALALATTGLTAPVAAQEEATYPLIFPVVGEYSYTDSWGAPRSGDRTHEGVDIMSTKMVPIVAAADGTVGWIHDTVGDGCCSMALNHDDGWTSWYVHLNNDTPRTDDGLGFGFADGIESGARVRAGQLIGWVGDSGNAEACDCPHLHFELQQPDGTKVNPYPHLMAATPIADPLAADFLPPFWDDDGSAHEGNIIFIFERGITLGCSPGQYCPSDPVVREHMAAFIQRALDLPDGPEDWFTDDDDSPFQNAINAIAAAGVTSGCADGSFCPDDFVTRGQMASFLVRAFAVPATDLDGFADDDGSTHEAAIDALAAAGITAGCATEGSFCPDDFVTRAQMASFLARAIVWAEAQPAG; encoded by the coding sequence ATGAGACGGAACCTGCTTGTGATCATCGCGCTTGCGCTGGCCACCACGGGTCTGACCGCACCGGTCGCCGCCCAGGAAGAAGCAACCTATCCACTGATCTTCCCGGTCGTCGGTGAGTACTCCTACACGGATTCGTGGGGGGCGCCGAGGTCCGGCGATCGGACCCACGAAGGAGTCGACATCATGTCGACCAAGATGGTCCCGATCGTGGCGGCCGCCGACGGAACGGTCGGGTGGATTCACGATACGGTCGGAGACGGCTGCTGCTCCATGGCGCTCAACCATGACGACGGCTGGACCAGTTGGTATGTACACCTGAACAACGACACTCCGAGAACCGATGACGGCCTGGGTTTCGGCTTTGCCGACGGCATCGAATCCGGCGCCCGTGTCCGGGCCGGTCAGCTGATCGGATGGGTGGGTGATTCCGGCAACGCAGAAGCATGCGACTGTCCACACCTCCATTTCGAATTGCAGCAACCCGACGGCACGAAAGTGAACCCTTATCCACACCTGATGGCAGCCACCCCGATCGCAGACCCGCTCGCCGCCGACTTCCTCCCGCCGTTCTGGGACGACGATGGCTCTGCCCATGAGGGCAACATCATCTTCATCTTCGAGCGAGGGATCACACTGGGATGCTCTCCCGGCCAATACTGCCCGTCTGATCCGGTTGTGCGTGAGCACATGGCCGCCTTCATCCAACGAGCCCTGGACCTCCCGGATGGTCCGGAGGACTGGTTCACCGACGATGACGACAGCCCGTTTCAGAATGCCATCAATGCAATCGCGGCCGCGGGTGTAACGAGTGGATGCGCAGATGGATCGTTCTGTCCGGACGACTTCGTGACGCGCGGTCAGATGGCGAGCTTCCTGGTCCGTGCGTTCGCAGTTCCCGCCACCGACCTCGACGGGTTCGCCGACGACGACGGGTCGACGCACGAGGCGGCGATCGATGCTCTGGCGGCGGCCGGGATCACTGCCGGTTGTGCGACGGAGGGATCATTCTGTCCGGATGACTTCGTCACCCGCGCACAGATGGCCAGTTTCCTCGCCCGGGCAATCGTCTGGGCGGAAGCTCAGCCTGCCGGGTAG
- a CDS encoding S8 family serine peptidase, with the protein MIYRSLLAALTVLLTVSLLVPVDPAAARTPSEPALVPTRATDDGVLAVEHEFLVKGTRAALRREGLEVIREVGFGWSLVRSVAPGSPSGEAARLTRQLGVPAVPNIARPLSGGELEPLFVDQWGLLNTGQSGGMIDADVDALEAWSVTEGRGAIVAVLDTGIDANHPDLSTQLWNNGGETPGNGIDDDGNGYVDDTWGWDFVSDDNNPDDNNPDDGSYHGTFVAGIIGAAVNGYGMAGLAPNSRLMSVRVCSTSCFDSDTIAGLDYAVSNGARVANLSFGATGAFGNIALEEAVRLAGEAGLLVVAASGNVPELPERDNDIAPVYPASFPFDSVVAVAATDHTDTLSSFSHFGSTSVDLGAPGEGILSTVPLWFDPVDDHLLGDGTSFAAPFVSGAAALVLSINPCLTPGELRNVLLAGTDPVGSLAGRTVSGGRLNADRAVRATPTSLGSSAIAMPALGGIPFTVALSATSRCDRFGEIASYDWAFGDGTIGSGRDVGHTYSATGIYDVALTARGGDIAEQAAIEIVAGIDFDDDDTNPFESEIIWLSARGITLGCSATGFCPLASVTRGQMASFLARALDLPPATKDWFTDDGGPHQDNINRLAESGITRGCIITEFCPRQPIARGQMAALLYRAEH; encoded by the coding sequence ATGATCTACCGCTCTCTCCTCGCCGCGCTGACCGTCCTGCTGACTGTGTCGCTCCTGGTTCCCGTCGACCCTGCGGCTGCGCGGACACCGTCGGAACCTGCGCTGGTTCCGACGCGGGCGACGGACGATGGAGTACTCGCCGTCGAGCACGAGTTTCTGGTGAAGGGCACCCGGGCAGCCCTGAGGCGGGAGGGACTCGAGGTCATCCGGGAGGTGGGGTTCGGTTGGAGCCTCGTCCGCAGTGTGGCACCGGGATCACCGTCCGGCGAGGCCGCCCGCCTGACCAGACAACTCGGGGTCCCGGCGGTTCCGAATATCGCACGACCGCTGAGTGGCGGAGAGCTCGAGCCCCTCTTCGTGGATCAATGGGGATTGCTCAACACGGGTCAATCCGGCGGGATGATCGACGCCGACGTCGACGCTCTCGAAGCATGGTCGGTGACGGAGGGCCGCGGTGCCATCGTGGCCGTCCTCGATACCGGGATTGACGCCAACCATCCCGATCTTTCCACTCAACTCTGGAATAACGGCGGCGAGACGCCCGGCAACGGCATCGACGATGATGGCAACGGCTACGTCGACGATACCTGGGGGTGGGACTTCGTCTCCGACGACAATAATCCTGACGACAATAATCCTGACGACGGTTCCTATCACGGTACGTTCGTGGCAGGGATCATCGGGGCAGCCGTCAATGGATATGGAATGGCCGGCCTCGCTCCCAACAGCCGCCTGATGTCGGTGCGGGTTTGTTCGACGTCGTGCTTCGATTCCGACACAATCGCCGGACTGGACTACGCGGTTAGCAACGGCGCCCGGGTCGCCAACCTCTCCTTCGGCGCCACGGGTGCCTTTGGAAACATCGCCCTCGAAGAGGCGGTCCGCCTGGCCGGGGAGGCAGGTTTGCTGGTAGTTGCGGCCTCCGGAAATGTGCCGGAGCTTCCTGAAAGAGACAACGACATTGCGCCCGTCTACCCGGCCAGCTTCCCTTTCGACTCCGTCGTGGCGGTGGCGGCAACGGACCACACAGATACCCTCTCATCGTTCTCGCACTTCGGATCCACCTCGGTCGACCTTGGGGCACCCGGTGAAGGAATCCTCTCGACGGTTCCCCTCTGGTTTGATCCCGTCGACGACCACCTCCTCGGCGATGGCACCTCATTCGCCGCCCCCTTCGTGAGCGGTGCCGCGGCCCTGGTCCTATCCATCAACCCATGCCTCACACCCGGGGAACTCCGAAACGTGCTGCTCGCCGGCACCGACCCGGTCGGCTCTCTGGCCGGCAGAACCGTTTCCGGCGGTCGCTTGAATGCAGATCGCGCCGTCCGGGCGACCCCAACCTCACTCGGATCCTCTGCTATCGCCATGCCCGCCCTCGGCGGCATCCCGTTCACGGTGGCTCTGAGCGCGACGAGTAGGTGCGATCGGTTTGGTGAGATCGCGTCATACGACTGGGCTTTTGGCGACGGCACCATCGGCTCGGGACGAGATGTGGGGCACACCTATTCGGCGACCGGAATCTACGACGTTGCTCTCACCGCTCGCGGAGGGGACATCGCAGAGCAAGCGGCGATCGAGATCGTCGCCGGAATCGACTTCGACGACGACGACACCAACCCGTTCGAATCGGAGATCATCTGGCTGTCGGCGCGCGGCATCACCCTCGGCTGTTCGGCGACCGGGTTTTGTCCGCTCGCATCCGTCACCCGTGGACAGATGGCCAGCTTCCTGGCCCGCGCCCTCGACCTACCACCCGCCACCAAAGACTGGTTCACCGACGACGGCGGCCCCCACCAGGACAACATCAACCGCCTGGCCGAGTCCGGTATCACCCGGGGCTGCATCATCACCGAGTTCTGCCCGCGCCAACCGATTGCGCGGGGCCAGATGGCCGCACTGCTCTACCGTGCCGAGCACTGA
- a CDS encoding S-layer homology domain-containing protein: MRTRFSLPGLLTRRRLLWIAVLAIGIVAASQVQVRAVPPPPVPWSAALSFVLLDGPTWESDRLPAEITTAGLSWMGDAPEAAWVRGSVDGTTWSDWMSIDLAEDHQPDPGTSEAIHQRPASGPVYLGRVSFVQYRVVDDDPGRLHAEGVETAGRGMSLFGRAQLFWRSLSFGTADTAEAVADQPTIIPRSAWGADSCLPDHPEAPEYGNHLEVMFVHHTYHAGSASNSYTEASVKDLIYSICSYHVNARGWKDIGYNFLIDKFGNIYEGRAGGIDEVVWAAHTEGFNYYSTGVAFIGDHSTVAPTAAAQAAFKELAAWKLDLHHVDPIGNVLIESLGGPVYAEGEIANLTRISGHRDAAMTSCPGWAGYSLLGGLRSAIDQYGGAKIYGGWILNDPVPGFPETGYDPVAFNLRFTRATAWTLEIADAGGVVVYSTSGTGTTAQVEWNTTVGGEAAPTGRYSVSVVGTVEGETDPWPVLDSLQLGDFVLPFSDDEDLVHEENIIAIAGAGITMGCADHLYCPAAKVTRGQMASFLARALDLPLSSFDHFADDDNSGHEGAINALADAGITMGCRAGLFCPDNEVTRGQMASFLSRSLPGLAPAAQDYFDDDGSHPAESDINVIAEAGITRGCGERAFCPWSPVTRAQMASFLARAFLGAGS; encoded by the coding sequence ATGCGAACTCGATTCTCACTTCCCGGCCTCCTCACCAGGCGCCGCCTTCTATGGATCGCCGTCCTGGCGATCGGTATCGTGGCGGCCTCACAGGTTCAAGTGCGGGCCGTACCGCCGCCCCCGGTACCATGGTCGGCCGCCCTTTCGTTCGTGTTGCTCGACGGCCCGACGTGGGAATCTGACCGGCTGCCGGCTGAGATCACCACGGCCGGCCTCTCGTGGATGGGGGATGCTCCCGAGGCGGCCTGGGTGCGTGGGAGCGTGGACGGAACCACATGGTCCGACTGGATGTCAATCGACCTGGCCGAAGACCATCAACCCGATCCCGGCACCTCCGAGGCGATTCATCAGCGACCGGCATCGGGTCCCGTCTACCTTGGTCGGGTTTCGTTCGTCCAATACCGGGTCGTCGACGACGATCCCGGCAGGCTCCATGCAGAGGGGGTCGAGACGGCCGGGCGCGGCATGTCGCTGTTCGGCCGGGCTCAGCTGTTCTGGCGCAGCCTTTCCTTCGGAACGGCGGACACAGCCGAAGCGGTAGCGGATCAGCCGACGATCATTCCCCGCTCCGCCTGGGGGGCGGATAGTTGCCTGCCCGACCATCCCGAAGCTCCCGAATACGGCAACCACCTCGAGGTGATGTTCGTGCATCACACGTACCACGCCGGGTCTGCCAGCAACTCGTATACAGAAGCCTCGGTCAAGGACCTCATCTACTCGATCTGCTCCTACCACGTCAACGCCCGGGGCTGGAAAGATATCGGATACAACTTCCTCATCGACAAGTTCGGCAATATCTATGAAGGACGGGCCGGCGGAATCGACGAGGTGGTGTGGGCAGCGCACACCGAAGGCTTCAACTACTACTCGACGGGTGTCGCCTTCATCGGCGACCACAGCACTGTCGCTCCGACCGCCGCCGCCCAGGCGGCGTTCAAAGAGTTGGCGGCCTGGAAACTCGACCTCCACCATGTCGACCCCATCGGAAACGTGCTGATCGAGAGCCTGGGTGGACCCGTCTACGCCGAGGGTGAGATCGCCAACCTCACGCGGATCTCGGGCCACCGTGACGCCGCAATGACCTCCTGCCCCGGTTGGGCCGGCTACTCGCTGCTCGGCGGCCTCAGAAGTGCCATCGATCAGTACGGGGGAGCGAAGATCTACGGCGGCTGGATTCTGAACGACCCTGTACCCGGATTTCCCGAAACGGGCTATGACCCGGTTGCCTTCAATCTTCGATTCACCCGGGCGACTGCGTGGACGCTCGAGATCGCCGACGCCGGCGGAGTAGTTGTGTACTCGACAAGCGGCACGGGAACCACTGCGCAAGTGGAATGGAATACGACTGTTGGAGGTGAGGCAGCACCCACCGGGCGGTATTCCGTGTCGGTGGTCGGGACGGTCGAAGGGGAAACCGACCCGTGGCCCGTCCTGGACTCGTTGCAGCTTGGAGACTTCGTGTTGCCATTTTCCGACGACGAGGACCTGGTTCATGAGGAGAACATCATTGCCATTGCCGGAGCCGGCATCACGATGGGATGCGCAGACCACCTGTATTGTCCGGCTGCCAAAGTGACCAGGGGGCAGATGGCGTCGTTCCTCGCCAGGGCGCTCGACCTTCCTCTGTCTTCATTCGACCATTTCGCCGACGACGACAACTCGGGTCACGAAGGCGCCATCAACGCACTCGCCGACGCCGGTATCACGATGGGATGCCGCGCCGGCCTCTTCTGCCCGGACAATGAGGTTACGCGCGGGCAAATGGCCTCATTTCTCAGCCGTTCGCTGCCGGGATTGGCACCGGCCGCGCAGGACTACTTCGATGACGATGGATCCCACCCCGCCGAATCAGACATCAACGTGATCGCCGAGGCCGGGATCACACGGGGCTGTGGAGAACGAGCGTTCTGCCCGTGGAGTCCCGTGACGCGAGCGCAGATGGCGTCCTTTCT